One region of Ascaphus truei isolate aAscTru1 chromosome 13, aAscTru1.hap1, whole genome shotgun sequence genomic DNA includes:
- the LOC142464608 gene encoding olfactory receptor 6B9-like: MLLGNVSLVMEFILLGFPGTPPLKHIFFLLLLITYLITLLSNIMIMIIIWREECLHTPMYYYLRTLSFLEVCNVSVTVPKILATITSQGRLISFASCFTQLFFFFFLSSTECFLLAVMAFDRYLAICYPLRYPALMNSYICLRLTMCAWLGGFITTFPPILLISQLPLCKSNLINHFFCDAPPLLKLSCRDTYLNDILNFICASLVILTSFLVILISYLYIIATILKIPTIKGRRKAFSTCGSHLIVVLIYYGTVIFMYVRPSAGFTFSLNRIVSVFYTVITPILNPIIYCLRNKEVKEALGKTFCYQSTYEKRKIIF, translated from the coding sequence ATGTTATTGGGAAACGTAAGCCTGGTGATGGAATTCATCCTTTTGGGTTTTCCTGGAACTCCACCCTTGAAGCACATCTTCTTCCTGTTACTTTTGATTACCTACTTAATAACTCTTCTCAGTAACATAATGATCATGATTATTATTTGGAGAGAAGAATGTCTTCATACTCCTATGTACTATTACCTTCGCACTTTGTCTTTTTTGGAAGTGtgcaatgtatctgtgactgtccCGAAGATACTTGCCACCATTACTTCACAGGGAAGATTGATCTCATTTGCCAGTTGTTTCACTcagttatttttcttcttttttcttagtTCCACTGAGTGCTTCTTGTTGGCTGTCATGGCTTTTGACCGTTACTTGGCCATCTGCTATCCACTACGCTACCCAGCACTGATGAACAGTTATATTTGTCTAAGGTTGACAATGTGCGCATGGCTTGGAGGTTTTATCACCACCTTTCCTCCTATCCTGTTAATCTCTCAGCTTCCATTATGTAAAAGTAATTTAATTAATCATTTCTTTTGTGACGCACCTCCTCTTTTGAAGCTCTCCTGTAGAGATACTTACCTGAATGACATCCTGAATTTTATATGCGCTTCTTTGGTTATTTTAACATCATTCCTAGTCATTTTGATATCCTATCTATATATTATTGCTACCATATTAAAAATTCCTACTATTAAAGGGAGAAGAAAAGCATTTTCAACATGTGGTTCCCATTTGATTGTAGTCCTTATTTATTATGGCACAGTTATCTTTATGTATGTAAGGCCAAGTGCGGGTTTTACCTTCAGTCTTAATAGAATAGTGTCCGTTTTTTATACTGTGATAACCCCTATTCTGAACCCCATTATCTACTGCCTGAGGAACAAAGAGGTAAAAGAAGCATTGGGAAAAACATTTTGCTATCAAAGTACTTACGAGAaaagaaaaattattttttaa